One window of Alosa sapidissima isolate fAloSap1 chromosome 21, fAloSap1.pri, whole genome shotgun sequence genomic DNA carries:
- the znf706 gene encoding zinc finger protein 706 produces the protein MARGHQKIQSQQKNAKKQADLKKAKGHDQKTAAKAALVYTCGVCKSQMPDPKTFKQHFESKHPKSPLPPELVDVEA, from the exons ATGGCCCGTGGACATCAGAAGATTCAGTCCCAGCAAAAGAACGCCAAAAAGCAGGCAGATCTGAAGAAAGCCAAGGGACATGACCAGAAGACCGCCGCAAAGGCAGCGCTGGTCTATACCTGCGGCGTCTGCAAG TCACAAATGCCAGATCCGAAAACATTCAAGCAACACTTTGAAAGCAAGCACCCCaagtcccccctccctccagagCTTGTGGATGTGGAGGCGTGA